The following coding sequences are from one Biomphalaria glabrata chromosome 8, xgBioGlab47.1, whole genome shotgun sequence window:
- the LOC106074292 gene encoding mothers against decapentaplegic homolog 5-like, with translation MTSPLSSIFTFTSPAVKRLLGWKQGDEEEKWAEKAVDSLVKKLKKKKGALEDLEKALSCKDPHTKCVTIQRSLDGRLQVSHRKGLPHVIYCRVWRWPDLQSHHELKPLETCEYPFSAKQKEVCINPYHYRRVESPVLPPVLVPRYSEYPTHGALPNFQQIPEPYMPHNITYPFQQQQSPQTPSSGPGSPFGLPADTPPPAYQTHDDNQNNTNIPQPMDTNHGPNPAHGGPPIPGPVFPLAKIAPRITDKQAVNYQEPHYWCNIVYYELNNRVGEQFQASSHSIVVDGFTDPSRTDRFCLGLLSNVNRNSTIENTRRHIGRGVHLYYVGGEVYAECLSERSIFVQSRNCNYSHGFHPTTVCKIPQNCSLKIFNNQEFAALLSQSVNHGFEAVYELNKMCIIRMSFVKGWGAEYHRQDVTSTPCWIEIRLNGPLQWLDKVLTQMGSPMNPISSMS, from the exons ATGACCTCGCCACTCTCTAGTATATTTACTTTCACAAGTCCAGCTGTTAAAAGGCTTCTGGGCTGGAAGCAAGgagatgaagaagaaaaatggGCTGAGAAGGCAGTTGACTCATTGGTGAAGaagttaaaaaagaagaaag GTGCTCTCGAAGATCTTGAGAAAGCTTTGTCCTGTAAAGATCCTCACACCAAGTGTGTGACCATTCAAAGATCGTTAGATGGAAGACTACAGGTGTCTCACAGGAAAGGTTTGCCACATGTCATCTACTGTCGAGTATGGAGGTGGCCAGACTTACAGTCCCACCATGAGCTCAAGCCTCTAGAGACATGTGAATACCCATTCAGTGCTAAACAGAAGGAAGTCTGTATTAATCCTTACCACTATAGAAGAGTGGAGAGTCCAG ttctgCCACCAGTCTTAGTCCCACGTTACAGTGAATATCCAACCCATGGGGCTCTGCCCAACTTTCAGCAAATTCCAGAGCCATACATGCCTCACAATATCACCTATCCTTTCCAACAGCAACAGTCTCCACAGACCCCAAGCTCAGGTCCTGGCAGTCCATTTGGTCTACCTG CTGACACTCCACCACCTGCTTACCAAACACATGATGACAACCAAAACAACACTAATATCCCACAGCCCATGGATACAAACCATGGGCCCAACCCTGCACATGGGGGCCCACCTATACCAGGACCAGTGTTTCCTTTGGCAAAAATAGCTCCTAGAATTACTG ACAAGCAAGCAGTCAATTACCAGGAGCCTCATTATTGGTGTAACATTGTGTATTATGAACTCAACAACAGAGTGGGGGAGCAGTTCCAGGCGTCATCTCACAGCATTGTTGTGGACGGCTTCACTGATCCATCACGTACAGACAGGTTCTGTTTAGGTCTGCTCTCTAATGTCAACAGAAACTCTACCATTGAGAACACACGCAGGCATATAGGACGAG GAGTTCACCTGTACTATGTTGGTGGAGAGGTTTATGCTGAATGTTTAAGTGAAAGGAGCATCTTTGTACAGAGCAGAAACTGTAATTATTCCCATGGATTCCACCCAACGACTGTCTGCAAAATACCACAAAATTGTAGTCTcaagatatttaataatcaG gAGTTTGCAGCTCTCCTGTCCCAGTCAGTCAACCACGGCTTTGAGGCAGTCTATGAGTTAAACAAAATGTGCATCATACGCATGAGCTTTGTGAAAGGGTGGGGAGCTGAATACCACCGGCAAGATGTGACATCCACCCCGTGTTGGATAGAAATTCGACTGAATGGACCCCTTCAATGGCTGGACAAGGTTCTCACACAGATGGGCTCCCCTATGAACCCAATCTCATCAATGTCTTGA